A single genomic interval of Ischnura elegans chromosome 3, ioIscEleg1.1, whole genome shotgun sequence harbors:
- the LOC124155335 gene encoding piggyBac transposable element-derived protein 4-like isoform X2: MDRKGKGLPGKGVPKKGKRGVKSPKKTTQLPSKLPLPTSSSSPSPSSSGESRQPPDTPSRPPSPQPSASRSFPPPKRKRREEERRFGRVLSAEEMAELLSMDEESEDSSFGETEWGSSEDEEEGRVGDPSTYASPSPPGPLGSQSPPLTTRTATRTYTWTDKRPTHPQFPFTDTPGLNTQDSGDDPRTYFDLLMTDDMVDLIVTETNRQADVLISANVFPRARITKWKPLTSVEFLTFLGVLYHMGTCPLSRISDYWSVDPLFNYPCFRKCISRDRFAAIMQALHFASNPGCDEPQPSDRLYKIRPLLTFSIEQWTIL, from the coding sequence ATGGACCGCAAAGGGAAGGGACTACCGGGGAAAGGGGTCCCGAAGAAAGGTAAGCGGGGTGTCAAAAGCCCCAAGAAAACCACCCAACTGCCCTCAAAACTGCCCCTTCCAACCTCCAGCAGTAGCCCCAGCCCTTCGAGTTCTGGTGAAAGCCGCCAACCCCCTGACACCCCTTCTCGTCCCCCAAGTCCGCAGCCATCGGCCTCGCGGTCATTTCCACCCCCAAAAAGGAAGAGAAGGGAGGAAGAAAGAAGATTCGGGAGGGTGCTTTCTGCAGAGGAGATGGCGGAACTTCTTTCAATGGATGAAGAAAGTGAAGATTCCTCCTTCGGGGAAACGGAGTGGGGATCCtcggaggatgaagaagaaggcaGGGTGGGTGATCCCTCAACATAtgcttctccttcccctcctggcCCTCTAGGCTCTCAGTCCCCTCCCCTTACGACGAGAACTGCGACAAGGACGTACACTTGGACGGACAAAAGACCAACCCACCCACAATTCCCCTTCACTGACACCCCTGGCCTCAATACCCAAGACTCAGGAGACGATCCCCGTACGTATTTTGACCTCCTCATGACAGATGACATGGTGGACTTGATAGTGACGGAGACAAATAGACAAGCAGACGTTTTAATTTCTGCTAATGTATTTCCCAGAGCAAGAATAACGAAGTGGAAGCCGCTCACATCGGtggaatttttaacgtttttaggGGTTCTCTACCACATGGGCACATGCCCATTGAGTAGAATATCAGATTATTGGAGTGTAGACCCCCTTTTCAATTATCCTTGCTTTAGGAAATGCATTAGCAGGGACAGGTTCGCTGCGATCATGCAAGCTCTGCATTTTGCGAGTAATCCTGGTTGTGATGAGCCGCAACCGTCTGATCGACTCTACAAAATAAGGCCCTTATTGACATTTTCCATAGAACAATGGACGATATTGTGA
- the LOC124155335 gene encoding piggyBac transposable element-derived protein 4-like isoform X1: MDDIVTPTQRLCIDESMVLWRSRLIFPIYMKGKRHRYGIKLYMLTEPSGLVLRFLVYTGSSDSDVGGPGHVDNVVWKLMEGRLDSGRSLFMANYYNSVDLTHRLLERSTYCTGTLRSNRKGNPPHVLSKKRKRGEVVDAFSSEGVCVMKWKDKRDVLMISSKFGSELIDVRRRQGGGVTSKPEAIAQYYESMSGIDLHDQMMSYYPIERKTLKWYKKLGIHILHLVLVNSFFLFRKTHPKFPLYDCRLSVIRTLLSPSYSEPIPRSSPSLTPRVLGLSKHFPETHDIDQKRKRVPQRRCTFCKSRGFRKDSAYFCPACEGCPPLCLKPCFEAFHRNVQC, from the coding sequence ATGGACGATATTGTGACCCCGACTCAAAGACTGTGCATAGATGAATCCATGGTTCTCTGGAGAAGTCGTCTTATCTTTCCTATTTATATGAAAGGTAAGCGACATAGGTATGGGATTAAACTTTACATGCTCACTGAACCTTCCGGATTAGTTCTAAGATTTCTCGTTTACACTGGGTCCTCCGATTCTGATGTGGGCGGGCCGGGTCATGTTGACAATGTTGTATGGAAATTGATGGAGGGGAGATTAGATTCTGGGCGATCCCTCTTCATGGCTAACTATTACAACAGTGTTGACTTGACCCACCGCTTGCTTGAGCGGAGTACCTATTGTACGGGAACTCTTAGATCTAATCGGAAGGGGAATCCACCTCACGTTCTTTCTAAAAAACGAAAACGTGGTGAAGTAGTGGATGCATTCAGTTCCGAAGGTGTCTGCGTGATGAAGTGGAAGGATAAGCGGGATGTACTGATGATCAGCTCTAAATTTGGGAGTGAGCTGATCGATGTCCGTCGCCGGCAAGGAGGTGGCGTCACTTCCAAACCGGAGGCCATTGCTCAGTACTACGAGTCAATGAGTGGCATCGATCTCCATGATCAAATGATGTCATATTATCCCATTGAGCGCAAGACACTGAAGTGGTATAAAAAACTGGGCATCCACATACTTCACCTCGTTTTAGTGAATAGCTTTTTCCTATTCCgtaaaacccaccctaaatttcCTCTCTATGATTGCCGCTTATCTGTAATTAGAACACTCCTCAGTCCGTCATATTCCGAACCTATTCCTCGTTCCTCTCCCAGCCTAACCCCCAGGGTCCTTGGATTGTCTAAGCACTTTCCGGAGACACATGACATCGACCAAAAACGAAAACGTGTCCCTCAACGACGCTGCACGTTCTGTAAGTCTAGAGGGTTCAGGAAGGATTCGGCATATTTTTGCCCCGCCTGTGAGGGATGCCCACCCCTGTGCTTGAAGCCATGCTTTGAAGCATTTCATAGAAATGTTCAATGTTAG